In Meleagris gallopavo isolate NT-WF06-2002-E0010 breed Aviagen turkey brand Nicholas breeding stock chromosome 5, Turkey_5.1, whole genome shotgun sequence, a single window of DNA contains:
- the COCH gene encoding cochlin, with the protein PALYLSVGVFLLCGPARGSDSSASTAITCFTRGLDLRKETEDVLCPANCPLWQFYVFGDGVYASLSSVCGAAIHRGVITNAGGAVRVQTLPGQENYPAVNANGIQSQVLSRWASSFSVTPGTNNLVLEAVGRSVSTARPATGKRPKKPLEKKAGNKDCKADIAFLIDGSYNIGQRRFNLQKNFVGKVAVMLGIGTEGPHVGVVQASEHPKIEFYLKNFTAAKEVLFAIKELGFRGGNSNTGKALKHAAQKFFSMENGARKGIPKIIVVFLDGWPSDDLEEAGIVAREFGVNVFIVSVAKPTTEELGMVQDIGFIDKAVCRNNGFFSYQMPSWFGTTKYVKPLVQKLCSHEQMLCSKTCYNSVNIGFLIDGSSSVGESNFRLMLEFISNVAKAFEISDIGSKIATVQFTYDQRTEFSFTDYTTKEKVLSAIRNIRYMSGGTATGDAISFTTRNVFGPVKDGANKNFLVILTDGQSYDDVRGPAVAAQKAGITVFSVGVAWAPLDDLKDMASEPRESHTFFTREFTGLEQMVPDVIRGICKDFLDSKQ; encoded by the exons CCCGCTCTCTATCTCTCCGTAGGCGTCTTTCTGCTCTGCGGCCCCGCGCGCGGGAGCGACAGCTCAG ccTCCACTGCTATCACATGCTTTACAAGAGGACTTGACCTTAGAAAGGAGACAGAAGATGTCCTTTGCCCAGCAAACTGTCCTCTGTGGCAATTCTACGTCTTTGGGGATGGAGTTTATGCCTCTCTTTCCAGTGTCTGTGGAGCTGCCATACACAG agGGGTGATCACCAATGCAGGAGGAGCTGTAAGAGTACAGACTCTCCCAGGACAGGAAAACTACCCAGCTGTAAATGCCAATGGGATCCAGTCTCAGGTGCTCTCCAGATGGGCTTCATCTTTCTCAGTGACTC CAGGTACCAACAACCTGGTGCTTGAAGCAGTGGGACGATCAGTGTCAACAGCACGGCCTGCTACAG GCAAAAGACCTAAGAAGCCCCTTGAGAAAAAGGCTGGAAACAAAG ACTGTAAAGCTGACATTGCATTTCTCATTGATGGAAGTTACAACATCGGCCAACGTAGATTTAATCTGCAGAAAAACTTTGTTGGAAAAGTAGCAGTAATGTTGGGAATTGGAACGGAAGGGCCTCATGTTGGAGTTGTACAAGCCAG tgagcATCCAAAAATTGAGTTCTATCTGAAAAACTTCACCGCTGCAAAAGAGGTTTTGTTTGCCATAAAGGAATTAGGGTTCAGAGGAGGCAATTCCAACACAG GGAAAGCTCTGAAACACGCAGCTCAGAAATTCTTCTCTATGGAAAATGGAGCACGTAAAGGAATACCCAAAATCATTGTAGTGTTTCTAGATGGCTGGCCCTCAGATGATTTGGAAGAAGCTGGTATAGTGGCCAGAGAATTTGGAGTCAATGTGTTCATTGTGTCTGTAGCAAAACCCACAACAGAAGAATTGGGAATGGTCCAAGACATTGGTTTTATTGACAAA gCTGTCTGTCGCAATAATGGCTTCTTCTCTTACCAAATGCCCAGCTGGTTTGGCACCACCAAATACGTAAAACCTCTTGTCCAAAAACTGTGTTCACATGAGCAAATGTTGTGTAGCAAGACATGCTATAACTCTGTCAACATAGGCTTCTTGATAGACGGTTCTAGCAGTGTTGGAGAGAGCAACTTCCGGCTCATGCTTGAATTCATCAGCAACGTTGCAAAGGCTTTTGAGATCTCTGATATTGGTTCCAAGATTGCAACTGTGCAGTTCACATATGATCAGCGTACTGAGTTCAGCTTCACAGACTACACCACAAAAGAAAAGGTCCTCTCTGCTATCCGGAACATTCGTTACATGAGCGGTGGCACCGCTACTGGTGATGCCATTTCTTTCACAACCAGAAACGTATTTGGGCCAGTGAAGGATGGAGCAAACAAAAATTTCCTTGTAATTCTGACTGACGGTCAGTCTTACGATGATGTTAGAGGACCTGCTGTTGCTGCACAAAAAGCAG GAATAACGGTCTTCTCTGTCGGTGTTGCCTGGGCACCTCTGGATGATCTGAAAGACATGGCTTCTGAACCAAGGGAATCTCATACCTTCTTCACTAGGGAGTTCACTGGATTGGAGCAGATGGTTCCTGATGTTATTCGAGGCATCTGTAAAGATTTTTTGGACTCTAAGCAATAA